In Caldicellulosiruptor morganii, the following proteins share a genomic window:
- a CDS encoding DUF2273 domain-containing protein, whose product MNKFDDFLYSNFGKIIGGVIALIIVLLIFEIGILKTVILLLAVGVGVFLGKKYIKAEKFKDFFK is encoded by the coding sequence ATGAACAAATTTGATGATTTTCTTTATTCAAATTTTGGCAAAATTATTGGTGGAGTTATAGCGCTGATTATAGTTCTTTTGATTTTTGAAATAGGAATTCTTAAAACTGTAATTTTGTTGCTGGCGGTTGGAGTGGGTGTTTTTTTGGGCAAAAAGTATATCAAAGCTGAAAAGTTTAAAGATTTTTTTAAGTAA
- a CDS encoding transposase codes for MGKKTYLIIRKRIYVCYVYWTLENLRKIVQKELGSNLRKYFKRSRKLLLKSYEELEPEQRE; via the coding sequence ATGGGCAAGAAAACATATTTGATTATAAGAAAGAGAATATATGTCTGCTATGTTTACTGGACTTTAGAAAATTTGAGAAAAATAGTACAAAAGGAATTAGGAAGTAATTTGAGAAAGTATTTTAAGAGGAGCAGGAAATTATTATTGAAGAGTTATGAAGAACTTGAACCTGAGCAAAGAGAATAA
- a CDS encoding MMPL family transporter, translating to MRTILKRPWVTIVLWAFIALFFVITMPDINKLVRLKGEPRIGSTYPSQVAAALEKEYQGVPKDKKLSTIAIVFYDRNGLSAKDYSVARQIIDELDTKKEKYSVGNVSTHFKNSELKSYYVSPNNKVILVSIQVNKTKREIIEIRDDIYRYIDSVEKPKNLEIYLTGGDLITQDFVKASEDGVKKTDIITIVFIIIVLVLVFRSPVTPIVSLLTVGVSFLVSLSLVGHLTDRFNFPINTFTRTFIVVSLFGIGTDYNLLIISRFKEELANGKNIDEAILTTYKTAGRTVIFSCLTVFAGFSAFAAASFNFFRAMVAIAISVLVLLLVLLTLVPAVLKIFGKNLLWPFSKEIKHTHSKLWESFARLSTKYPYVVLTTVVILCIPFLLSVRGDLSFNTLNELSEKYKSVRGFNIISKNFSIGKTFPVTIYLKSDRSLATSDALASIEKISEILSKQEGIKEVYSVTRPQGKVIEEFTLSKQADTVIRGIDSVKDGLVKVNSAIEEINRNLNMSAKEFDVQKLISGISQLENGIYTVKVSLEKINDGFAKGLDGSQKVYAGLEELSKGSSRLSSGFKEFYNQYTASINSLKDKMAGFDISQIELLVSSIKSAGQNLKALSGKYPELAKDINYLMALEIISRIEDQSNVLVSKVKEFSSEYQNISNKISEADRALKLISSSIDAISAASKQLATAQRQIVDGYTRIYNGQKEVISGTELMYSKLKEFDTQKEQILMKVNQLETGISSLKSGLLQISDALEKMTDSMQKFKDYFEGYKNTNIFYVPPGALESSNFEKALDSYMDKSRKITKIILILDTNPYTNKAIDIVDSVEKVLKNSLEFVDTKFTEFGVGGISSSNHDLKSIYFKDFRTLRLIMIISILLLMFIISKSIFNAAAVVAIVFIDYYLALSITEMIFKGIFKYEALNWAVPFFTFVVFLALGIDYSVFLLIRFYEYRNLELSEALRFTSANIGHVVTSAVIILAGTFAAMLPSGILTLMQVSVCVVIGLVLLAFFLLPLLFNSLMRIKKDIV from the coding sequence GTGAGGACAATTTTAAAAAGACCCTGGGTGACTATTGTTCTTTGGGCTTTTATAGCTTTGTTCTTTGTAATCACTATGCCCGATATAAACAAATTGGTGCGTTTAAAAGGTGAGCCCAGGATTGGCAGCACTTATCCGTCTCAAGTTGCAGCAGCTCTGGAAAAAGAATATCAGGGTGTTCCAAAAGATAAAAAGCTTTCAACAATAGCGATAGTATTTTATGACAGAAATGGTTTATCAGCAAAAGATTATTCGGTTGCAAGGCAGATAATTGATGAACTTGATACTAAAAAAGAGAAATACAGCGTGGGAAATGTTTCGACTCATTTTAAAAATTCAGAACTTAAAAGTTACTATGTATCACCCAACAATAAGGTTATACTTGTAAGCATTCAGGTAAACAAGACAAAGAGAGAAATTATTGAAATAAGAGATGATATTTACAGATATATTGACTCTGTTGAAAAACCAAAAAACCTGGAAATATATCTGACAGGTGGAGATTTAATAACCCAGGACTTTGTAAAGGCTTCTGAGGATGGTGTCAAAAAGACTGATATAATCACAATTGTTTTTATAATTATTGTTCTGGTTCTTGTTTTCCGCTCACCTGTGACTCCGATTGTTTCACTTTTGACAGTAGGCGTTTCATTTTTGGTTTCTCTGAGCCTGGTGGGACATTTAACGGATAGGTTCAATTTTCCAATCAATACCTTTACAAGGACTTTTATAGTTGTTTCGCTCTTTGGTATAGGAACTGATTATAATCTCCTGATTATTTCAAGATTCAAAGAGGAACTTGCAAACGGCAAAAACATAGATGAAGCTATATTGACTACTTACAAAACAGCGGGAAGAACTGTTATATTCAGCTGTCTTACTGTATTTGCTGGATTTTCGGCATTTGCAGCGGCATCTTTTAACTTTTTCAGGGCAATGGTAGCAATTGCAATAAGTGTGCTTGTGCTTTTGCTTGTGCTTTTGACTCTGGTCCCGGCTGTGTTAAAAATTTTTGGTAAAAATCTTCTGTGGCCTTTTAGCAAGGAGATAAAACACACTCACAGCAAACTATGGGAAAGTTTTGCAAGACTGTCAACAAAGTATCCTTATGTGGTTCTTACTACTGTTGTAATACTTTGCATACCATTTTTGTTATCTGTGCGTGGTGATCTGTCATTTAACACTTTAAATGAGCTTTCAGAAAAGTACAAATCAGTAAGAGGATTTAACATTATTTCTAAAAACTTCAGCATAGGCAAAACATTTCCTGTGACAATTTATTTAAAATCAGATCGCAGCCTGGCAACATCCGATGCTCTGGCAAGCATTGAAAAAATATCTGAAATTTTGAGCAAACAAGAGGGGATAAAAGAGGTTTATTCTGTAACAAGACCGCAGGGTAAGGTTATAGAAGAGTTCACTTTATCAAAACAGGCAGACACAGTTATTAGAGGTATTGACAGTGTCAAGGATGGACTTGTAAAAGTCAATTCTGCAATTGAAGAGATAAATAGAAATTTGAATATGTCCGCAAAGGAATTTGATGTGCAAAAGCTAATTTCAGGAATCTCACAGCTTGAAAATGGTATCTATACTGTAAAAGTATCACTTGAAAAGATAAATGATGGTTTTGCAAAGGGGTTGGATGGCTCGCAAAAAGTGTATGCAGGTCTTGAGGAGCTATCTAAAGGCAGTAGCAGGCTGTCTTCTGGTTTTAAAGAATTCTATAATCAATACACTGCATCTATAAATTCTTTGAAGGATAAAATGGCTGGATTTGATATCAGTCAAATTGAGCTTCTTGTGTCAAGCATAAAATCTGCAGGTCAAAATTTGAAAGCACTATCAGGTAAGTATCCGGAGCTGGCAAAGGATATCAATTACCTGATGGCTTTGGAAATAATCAGCAGGATAGAAGACCAGAGCAATGTTCTGGTATCTAAGGTAAAAGAGTTTTCTTCTGAATATCAAAATATTTCTAATAAGATTTCCGAAGCCGACAGAGCGCTAAAGCTTATTTCTTCTTCAATAGATGCTATATCAGCTGCTTCCAAACAGCTTGCCACAGCGCAAAGACAGATTGTTGATGGGTATACCAGGATTTATAATGGACAGAAAGAGGTTATTTCAGGCACTGAGCTGATGTATTCAAAACTGAAAGAGTTTGATACTCAAAAAGAACAGATACTAATGAAAGTAAACCAGCTTGAAACGGGGATTTCAAGTTTGAAGTCCGGGCTTTTGCAAATTTCTGATGCCCTTGAAAAAATGACAGATTCCATGCAAAAGTTCAAAGATTATTTTGAAGGATACAAAAACACAAATATATTCTATGTGCCACCCGGGGCTCTTGAAAGCAGTAATTTTGAAAAAGCACTGGATTCATACATGGATAAGAGCAGAAAAATAACAAAGATTATCCTTATCCTTGACACCAATCCTTATACAAACAAAGCAATAGATATTGTTGACAGTGTTGAAAAGGTTTTGAAAAACTCTTTGGAGTTTGTTGATACAAAATTCACTGAATTTGGTGTTGGCGGAATATCGTCAAGCAATCACGATTTGAAAAGCATCTATTTTAAAGATTTCAGGACTTTGAGACTCATAATGATAATTAGCATTTTGCTTTTGATGTTCATTATTTCAAAGTCAATATTCAATGCGGCAGCGGTTGTGGCAATAGTTTTTATTGATTACTATCTTGCACTTTCTATAACAGAGATGATTTTTAAAGGAATATTTAAATATGAAGCGCTCAACTGGGCGGTGCCATTTTTCACCTTTGTTGTGTTTTTGGCTCTGGGTATAGACTACAGCGTATTTTTGCTGATAAGATTTTATGAATACAGGAATTTGGAGCTTTCAGAGGCGCTAAGGTTTACCTCGGCAAACATCGGTCATGTTGTAACATCGGCTGTAATAATTTTGGCAGGCACGTTTGCGGCAATGCTGCCATCCGGGATTTTAACGCTCATGCAGGTTTCAGTGTGTGTTGTGATAGGACTTGTTTTGCTTGCATTTTTCCTGCTGCCACTTTTGTTCAATAGTTTGATGAGGATAAAAAAGGATATAGTATAA
- a CDS encoding amidase domain-containing protein codes for MSRIMRYFPKFLILFVAFTLIICYNEIVKAREIVEQESNNSFSTANAINCGDFVKGLIYQTTNPSQDKDYFRVYLKSGDIVSISLINAHEAVNYNLYLYNSSQSLVASSTNSTGKNEFIQYTVPSNGYYYVLVSSAYGHSGSHNYYLQLMRSSINTANANSGYDRAAAVNYAKSNYSYQNTYTCRGITFANFANYGGDCTNFASQVLFAGYMNMIYSSSSGIESNTNYWFYRTSTNRSTTWTGANYFRQHWGNFDGSGYNRAYQIRIYPVWYAIERFSSVVLGFLKEGDIVQHVGYSDNIAYHSQVIVSKTSTDLLYAQHSVSSDDFVYGRSFIEYLQQRTTPKNWVILYRVSSK; via the coding sequence ATGAGTAGGATTATGCGGTATTTTCCAAAATTTTTGATTTTATTTGTAGCATTTACATTGATAATTTGCTATAATGAGATTGTAAAAGCAAGAGAGATAGTAGAGCAGGAGAGTAATAACAGTTTTTCAACAGCAAATGCAATCAATTGTGGAGATTTTGTAAAGGGTTTGATTTATCAAACAACAAACCCTTCGCAGGATAAAGATTATTTCAGGGTATATTTGAAATCAGGTGATATTGTTTCGATAAGCCTTATCAATGCGCACGAGGCTGTAAATTACAACCTATATTTGTATAATTCCTCACAGAGTTTGGTAGCATCATCCACCAATTCAACCGGTAAGAACGAATTTATTCAGTATACAGTTCCGAGCAATGGTTATTATTACGTTTTGGTATCAAGTGCATACGGGCATTCGGGTTCACATAATTATTATCTTCAGTTGATGAGATCATCAATTAATACAGCTAATGCAAATTCAGGTTATGATAGAGCGGCGGCTGTAAATTATGCGAAAAGCAACTATTCATACCAAAATACTTACACATGCAGGGGCATTACATTTGCTAATTTTGCAAACTATGGAGGAGATTGTACAAATTTTGCCTCACAGGTATTGTTTGCAGGGTACATGAATATGATATATTCTTCGTCTTCTGGGATAGAAAGTAATACAAACTACTGGTTTTACCGTACATCAACAAACCGAAGTACAACATGGACGGGTGCAAATTATTTCAGGCAGCACTGGGGTAACTTTGATGGTTCAGGGTATAACAGAGCATATCAAATTAGAATATATCCTGTGTGGTATGCAATTGAGAGATTCAGCAGTGTAGTGCTTGGCTTTTTAAAAGAGGGAGATATTGTTCAGCATGTAGGTTATTCTGATAACATAGCTTATCATTCACAGGTAATAGTCAGCAAGACATCAACAGACCTTTTATATGCACAGCATTCTGTTTCATCGGACGATTTTGTATATGGTAGAAGTTTTATTGAATATTTGCAGCAAAGGACGACTCCAAAAAACTGGGTAATATTATACAGGGTAAGTTCAAAATAA
- a CDS encoding amidase domain-containing protein → MSRIMRYFPKLLVLFVAFTLIICYNEIVKAREIVEQESNNSFSTANAINCGDFVKGLIYQTTNPSQDKDYFKVYLKSGDIVSISLINAHEAVNYNLYLYNSSQSLVASSTNSTGKNEFIQYTVPSNGYYYVLVSSAYGHSGSHYYYLQLMRSSINTANANSGYDRAAAVNYAKSNYSYKDKYTCRGITFANFANDGGDCTNFASQVLFAGYMNMIYSSASGIESNTNYWFYRTPTNRSTTWTGANYFRQHWGNFDGSGYNRAYQVRIYPVWYAIERFSSVVLGFLKEGDIVQHVRYDNCEAYHSQVIVSKTSTDLLYAQHSVLPEYFEYGRSFIEYLQKKTTPKNWVILYRVSSK, encoded by the coding sequence ATGAGTAGGATTATGCGGTATTTTCCAAAACTTTTGGTTTTATTTGTAGCATTTACATTGATAATTTGCTATAATGAGATTGTAAAAGCAAGAGAGATAGTAGAGCAGGAGAGTAATAACAGTTTTTCAACAGCAAATGCAATCAATTGTGGAGATTTTGTAAAGGGTTTGATTTATCAAACAACAAACCCTTCGCAGGATAAAGATTATTTCAAGGTATATTTGAAATCAGGCGATATTGTTTCAATAAGCCTTATAAATGCGCACGAGGCTGTAAATTACAACCTATATTTGTATAATTCCTCACAGAGTTTGGTAGCATCATCCACCAATTCAACCGGTAAGAACGAATTTATTCAATACACAGTTCCGAGCAATGGTTATTATTACGTTTTGGTATCAAGTGCATACGGGCATTCGGGTTCACATTATTATTATCTTCAGTTGATGAGATCATCAATTAATACAGCTAATGCAAATTCAGGTTATGATAGAGCGGCGGCTGTAAATTATGCGAAAAGCAACTATTCATACAAAGATAAGTACACATGCAGGGGCATCACATTTGCTAATTTTGCAAACGATGGAGGGGATTGTACAAATTTTGCCTCACAGGTATTGTTTGCAGGGTACATGAATATGATATATTCTTCGGCTTCTGGGATAGAAAGTAATACAAACTACTGGTTTTACCGGACACCAACAAACCGAAGTACAACATGGACGGGTGCAAATTATTTCAGGCAGCACTGGGGTAACTTTGATGGTTCAGGGTATAACAGAGCATATCAGGTGAGAATATATCCTGTGTGGTATGCAATTGAGAGATTCAGCAGTGTAGTGCTGGGGTTTTTAAAAGAGGGGGATATTGTTCAGCATGTACGGTATGATAACTGCGAAGCTTATCATTCACAGGTAATAGTCAGCAAGACATCAACAGACCTTTTATATGCACAGCATTCTGTATTACCGGAATATTTTGAATATGGTAGAAGTTTTATTGAATATTTGCAGAAGAAGACGACTCCAAAAAACTGGGTAATATTATACAGGGTAAGTTCAAAATAA
- the tyrS gene encoding tyrosine--tRNA ligase has translation MDIEHQLKVFKKGAAEIITEEELVEKLKQDRPLNIKLGLDPNVPDVHLGHAVVLRKLKQLQDLGHNIILIIGDFTAMIGDPTGKSETRKQLTKQEVQKNAEPFKQQVLKILDPQKTTVRYNSEWLEPMNFLDVINLASKYTVARMLERETFRQRMEKNLPLSIHEFFYPLMQGYDSVVIEADVELGATEQKFNILMGRTLQREYGCRTIQVALLMPILVGTDGVNKMSKSLGNYIGINEPPNVMYGKVMSIPDEVMISYYELATDVEPEEIEEIKRKLEEGTLHPRDAKMRLAREIVKLYHGDEAAARAEEEFIKVFQKKDIPDDIPEVELKDSKVYLPRFMVERKLCSSTSEGMRLIKSGAVKLNGEKVNQLDIEFQNGDVLQVGKLKFVKIKLL, from the coding sequence ATGGACATCGAACATCAACTGAAGGTTTTCAAAAAGGGTGCTGCTGAGATAATCACTGAAGAGGAGCTTGTTGAAAAACTGAAGCAGGACAGACCTTTGAATATAAAACTTGGGCTTGACCCGAACGTGCCGGATGTTCATCTTGGACATGCAGTTGTTCTGAGAAAGCTCAAACAGCTTCAGGATTTGGGGCACAACATAATCCTTATTATCGGTGATTTTACCGCTATGATAGGTGACCCGACGGGTAAGTCTGAGACAAGAAAGCAGCTTACAAAACAAGAGGTTCAAAAAAACGCTGAGCCGTTCAAGCAGCAGGTTTTGAAAATCCTTGACCCTCAGAAGACTACTGTTCGCTACAACAGCGAATGGCTTGAGCCTATGAACTTTCTTGATGTTATAAACCTGGCATCAAAATACACTGTTGCAAGAATGCTTGAGCGGGAGACATTTCGCCAGCGAATGGAAAAGAACCTGCCACTTTCAATACATGAGTTTTTCTACCCGCTTATGCAGGGGTATGATTCTGTTGTGATTGAAGCTGATGTTGAGCTTGGCGCAACAGAGCAGAAATTCAATATTTTGATGGGAAGAACTCTGCAGAGAGAATATGGTTGCAGGACCATTCAGGTTGCTCTTTTGATGCCAATTTTGGTTGGCACAGATGGTGTCAATAAAATGAGCAAAAGCCTTGGCAATTACATTGGTATAAACGAGCCGCCAAATGTGATGTATGGGAAAGTCATGTCAATTCCCGATGAGGTTATGATTTCATACTATGAGCTTGCAACTGACGTTGAGCCCGAAGAGATTGAGGAGATAAAAAGAAAGCTTGAAGAGGGGACTTTGCATCCAAGAGATGCAAAGATGAGACTTGCAAGGGAGATTGTAAAGCTTTACCATGGAGATGAGGCAGCAGCAAGAGCCGAAGAGGAGTTTATAAAGGTGTTCCAGAAAAAAGACATACCCGATGATATACCGGAAGTTGAGCTAAAAGATTCAAAGGTGTATCTGCCAAGGTTTATGGTTGAAAGAAAGCTTTGCTCATCGACAAGTGAGGGCATGAGACTTATCAAAAGCGGTGCTGTGAAGCTAAACGGTGAAAAAGTAAATCAGCTTGACATTGAGTTTCAAAATGGCGATGTTTTGCAGGTGGGTAAACTCAAGTTTGTAAAAATAAAGCTTTTGTGA
- the murJ gene encoding murein biosynthesis integral membrane protein MurJ, translated as MQYKKATKIALQLFVVTVFTKLIGFIREVAFGARFGTSVKADAFPLALQLPNILFASIFAAFSTSFIPFYTDIREKKGEDEGVKFTNSVINTLLLASSVVAMLGFIFSRQLIQLQVHHSKELQIMYASRVLKITIFMIIFTSSANILQGFLQANGNFTKPVLSSIPFNLSIFVAIFLSYFEPFRKFDIYIVAVGFVVGYFWSLIYQLNNSKKYGFKFYPVLGLKDENIKRMIKFSFPVFLSSSMAQLYTFIDRYLLTGTSTGAVAAVAYAGKLNDVVVGVFSSSISVLAFSTLSNLQAKGDKENFRKFFVSAVNSIILMMMPFAIGGVILSKEITRLIYQRGNFTIESTMLTASPLMFYCLGFVGLGVRDILNRTLYVLKDSKTAVKNGVIAIVCNIILDIIFIHKFKHTGAAMAFASANYIAAVLLFISLRKKLGSIGWKRIAGVFLKALVASLVMGVVVYVFKQKFIYLTMPFKHFAIYTLSGVLLGMGIYAGLIYLLRVEEVGFIVKMVREKFGI; from the coding sequence TTGCAGTATAAAAAGGCAACAAAAATAGCATTGCAGCTATTTGTAGTAACAGTTTTTACAAAACTGATAGGATTCATAAGAGAGGTAGCGTTTGGTGCAAGGTTTGGCACAAGCGTCAAAGCAGACGCTTTCCCGCTTGCACTTCAGCTTCCAAACATACTTTTTGCTTCTATTTTTGCTGCTTTTTCAACCTCATTTATACCTTTTTACACAGATATACGTGAAAAAAAAGGTGAGGATGAGGGAGTTAAATTTACAAACAGTGTGATAAATACCCTGCTTCTTGCCTCAAGCGTTGTTGCAATGCTGGGTTTTATTTTTTCAAGACAGCTTATTCAACTTCAGGTACACCACAGCAAAGAGCTTCAGATAATGTACGCATCAAGAGTTCTGAAGATCACAATCTTTATGATAATATTTACAAGCTCGGCAAATATACTTCAGGGTTTTTTGCAGGCAAACGGCAACTTTACAAAGCCGGTGCTATCAAGTATCCCGTTTAATCTGTCTATTTTTGTTGCCATATTTCTGTCATACTTTGAGCCGTTCAGGAAATTTGATATATATATAGTGGCGGTAGGATTTGTTGTTGGATATTTCTGGAGCCTTATTTATCAGCTTAACAATTCAAAAAAATATGGCTTTAAATTTTATCCTGTGCTGGGGCTGAAAGATGAGAACATAAAGAGGATGATAAAGTTTTCTTTCCCGGTGTTTCTGAGCAGCAGCATGGCACAGCTTTATACATTCATTGACAGATATCTTCTGACAGGGACATCAACCGGTGCTGTTGCGGCTGTTGCATATGCGGGGAAGCTGAACGATGTTGTGGTTGGAGTTTTTTCATCGTCAATTTCGGTTTTGGCATTTTCAACCCTTTCTAATTTGCAGGCAAAAGGGGATAAGGAGAATTTCAGAAAGTTCTTTGTCTCTGCTGTGAATTCAATTATTCTGATGATGATGCCATTTGCGATAGGTGGTGTAATTTTATCAAAAGAGATAACAAGGCTAATTTACCAGCGTGGAAATTTCACAATTGAGTCCACCATGCTTACTGCATCTCCACTTATGTTTTACTGTTTGGGCTTTGTAGGGCTTGGGGTTAGAGATATACTGAACAGAACGCTTTATGTTTTGAAAGATTCAAAAACAGCTGTGAAAAATGGCGTTATTGCTATTGTTTGCAATATTATACTTGATATAATATTTATTCATAAGTTCAAACACACCGGCGCTGCAATGGCATTTGCATCGGCAAACTACATTGCGGCTGTGTTGCTTTTTATTTCTCTCAGGAAAAAACTTGGTTCAATCGGCTGGAAAAGGATTGCAGGCGTGTTTTTAAAAGCGCTTGTTGCAAGCCTGGTAATGGGCGTGGTTGTGTATGTATTCAAACAGAAATTTATATATCTAACAATGCCATTCAAACACTTTGCCATCTACACCCTCTCAGGTGTTCTGCTTGGAATGGGGATATATGCAGGGCTTATATACCTTTTGAGAGTAGAAGAGGTAGGGTTTATTGTCAAAATGGTGCGAGAAAAATTTGGAATATAA
- a CDS encoding amidohydrolase — translation MDILIKNATIITCNAQNEVLKGDILIRSGKIARIAENIDLPVYEASSVKIIEGKNLIALPGLINAHTHCGQTVLRSFADDMPLYEWLFEKIFPAEEKLTKEIVYFSSLLGIAEMLKSGTTMFYDMYFHEDMTAKAVQATGIKAVLSRGLQTDEKESLRLDETRELIYNYSSDRIKVFFGPHSIYTCSYELLEKVARLAQEFKTGVMIHLSESENEVNTCYERYDMSPVKLCNQAGLFDTVCIAAHCVYVDDEDIEIMAEKDVSCVYNPTSNLKLGNGFAPVYSMISSGVNVAIGTDSAASNNNLNMLEEMHIASLLEKGVYRLPDILNARQILKMATANAAMAAGINNTGVIQEGFCADIVLLKADDINMLPCYNPVSNVVYSSNPSNVYATIVDGQILYMDGKLFTVDEEALVKEIKSIEKYLKEGI, via the coding sequence ATGGATATATTGATCAAAAATGCAACCATTATTACCTGCAATGCTCAGAATGAGGTTTTAAAAGGTGATATTCTTATAAGGAGTGGAAAGATTGCCAGGATAGCAGAAAATATAGATCTGCCTGTTTATGAAGCATCCAGTGTTAAAATCATTGAGGGCAAAAATTTGATAGCCTTGCCCGGGCTTATAAACGCACATACGCATTGCGGTCAGACAGTTTTGCGATCTTTTGCGGATGATATGCCCCTTTACGAGTGGCTGTTTGAAAAGATATTCCCGGCAGAAGAAAAGCTCACAAAAGAGATAGTTTATTTCTCTTCCCTTCTTGGTATTGCAGAAATGCTCAAAAGCGGCACAACAATGTTTTATGATATGTATTTTCATGAAGATATGACAGCAAAGGCTGTGCAGGCAACCGGAATAAAAGCAGTGCTCTCTCGAGGACTTCAGACAGATGAAAAAGAAAGTCTCAGGCTTGATGAAACCAGAGAGCTGATTTATAATTATTCAAGTGATAGAATCAAAGTATTTTTTGGACCGCACTCCATCTACACATGCTCATATGAGCTTTTGGAAAAGGTTGCACGGCTTGCACAGGAGTTTAAAACGGGTGTGATGATACATCTCAGCGAGTCAGAAAACGAAGTGAATACATGTTACGAAAGGTATGACATGTCGCCTGTGAAGCTGTGCAATCAGGCAGGGCTTTTTGATACAGTTTGCATAGCAGCACATTGCGTGTATGTGGATGATGAAGATATTGAAATCATGGCAGAAAAAGATGTATCATGTGTTTACAATCCGACCAGCAATCTTAAGCTTGGCAATGGCTTTGCACCTGTTTACAGTATGATAAGCTCTGGTGTAAATGTTGCAATAGGCACAGATTCGGCAGCAAGTAACAACAACCTGAATATGCTTGAAGAGATGCACATAGCATCTTTGCTTGAAAAGGGAGTTTACAGGCTGCCGGATATTTTAAACGCCCGGCAGATTCTGAAGATGGCAACAGCAAACGCAGCCATGGCAGCAGGTATAAATAACACCGGTGTTATTCAGGAAGGTTTTTGTGCTGATATAGTGCTTCTAAAAGCCGATGATATAAACATGCTGCCATGTTACAATCCGGTTTCCAATGTTGTTTACAGCAGCAATCCTTCCAATGTGTATGCTACAATAGTGGACGGGCAGATTCTTTACATGGATGGGAAGCTTTTTACTGTGGATGAAGAGGCTCTTGTAAAAGAGATAAAGAGCATAGAAAAGTATTTGAAGGAAGGTATTTAA
- a CDS encoding adenosylhomocysteinase, protein MSIIKDYSLWEEGLRKILWAKRFMPVLDQIRKDYIDKKPLSGVNVAISVHLEAKTANLALLLKDLGANVYVTGSNPLSTQDDVAAALVHEGVEVFAKRGATEEEYFYHLEKTLENDIELIIDDGGDLTYLLHTELENLSDRIMGGCEETTTGIIRLKALEKEGKLKFPMIAVNDAYCKHLFDNRYGTGQSTWDGIMRTTNITVAGKHVVVAGYGFCGKGIAKRAQGLGARVIVTEVDPVKALEAYMDGFDVMKMEDAAKIGDIFITATGCRDVIRYEHILQMKDGVILANSGHFNVEIDIATLEEKALKKYEARKNIQGYVLENGREVFVIAEGRLVNLAAADGHPIEIMDMSFAIQALSSIYVAQNHEKLERKVYNVPGEIDRFVAGVKLKSLGIEIDRLTFDQEKYLESWEV, encoded by the coding sequence TTGTCAATCATAAAAGATTACTCATTGTGGGAAGAAGGGCTCAGAAAGATTTTGTGGGCAAAGAGATTTATGCCAGTGCTTGATCAGATAAGAAAGGACTATATTGACAAAAAACCTCTGAGTGGTGTAAATGTTGCAATCTCGGTTCACCTTGAGGCAAAAACAGCAAATCTGGCACTGCTTTTGAAAGACCTTGGAGCAAATGTTTATGTGACAGGCTCAAACCCTCTGTCAACACAGGATGATGTTGCAGCAGCGCTTGTTCATGAAGGGGTTGAAGTCTTTGCAAAAAGAGGTGCAACCGAAGAAGAATATTTTTACCATCTTGAAAAGACGCTTGAAAATGATATTGAGCTGATAATAGACGATGGTGGCGATTTGACATATCTTCTTCACACAGAGCTTGAAAATCTTTCTGACAGGATAATGGGTGGGTGTGAGGAGACAACAACAGGGATAATCAGGCTAAAAGCATTAGAAAAAGAAGGAAAGTTAAAATTTCCTATGATTGCGGTCAATGATGCGTATTGCAAGCACCTTTTTGATAACAGGTACGGTACAGGACAGTCCACATGGGATGGGATTATGAGAACAACCAACATAACGGTTGCAGGAAAGCACGTTGTTGTTGCAGGGTATGGTTTTTGTGGCAAGGGCATTGCAAAAAGAGCTCAGGGACTTGGTGCCAGGGTAATAGTAACAGAGGTTGATCCTGTTAAAGCTTTGGAGGCGTATATGGACGGGTTTGATGTAATGAAGATGGAGGATGCAGCAAAGATAGGCGATATATTTATCACTGCAACAGGCTGCAGGGATGTGATAAGATATGAGCACATTTTGCAAATGAAAGATGGTGTGATTCTGGCAAATAGCGGGCATTTTAACGTTGAGATTGACATTGCAACACTTGAGGAAAAGGCGCTGAAAAAGTACGAGGCAAGAAAGAATATTCAGGGATATGTGCTTGAAAATGGCAGAGAGGTTTTTGTAATAGCAGAGGGAAGGCTTGTTAACCTTGCAGCTGCGGACGGACATCCGATTGAGATTATGGATATGTCATTTGCAATTCAGGCACTGTCAAGCATATACGTTGCGCAAAACCACGAAAAATTGGAGAGGAAAGTATATAATGTACCCGGGGAGATTGACAGGTTTGTTGCCGGGGTTAAATTAAAATCGCTGGGGATTGAGATAGATAGGCTTACATTTGATCAGGAAAAATACCTTGAAAGTTGGGAAGTGTAG